The region ATTGCTGGCCGCCACTGTGTTGACCTTGCTGGCGCTGCTGTCGATGAAACGACTCCCCTGCAATAATCATTTCCAATAGCTTATCGAGATCTTGTGCCGAGAAGCCCAAGTAACCGGCAATTTTGTGCAACACTTCACGCTCAGCAGGATCGAGCGAGCCATCGGCAAATGCCACTTGAATTTGAATCTCAAGAAACATCAACATCAAATCGTTACGTGCTTTGCAACTTTGCTTAAACTTTTTCAAGCGCTCTTTTAGCGGAAAACCCGCGATTTTCCCTTCGCGAAACGCCTCTTGTGCTTGTTGACGCAACTCCCCTTTCAAGCCCAGTTTATTCATATAGGCGGTGGCAAAGGCAATTTCATGCTCAGTCACTCGGCCCTTGGCCTTGGCAATGTGCCCCATTACCGAAAAAGTGGTGTAGAAGAAGGCCGCTTGGCGCGTCATCTCATCTTGCTGGTTAACGCTAAAGCTCTCAAAATCAAAGCCCATGCCCTTGTCAAAACGATGGCCAAGCCACATACCAAGCAAGGCACCAAAAATATTTTTGGTGAGCATAAAGCCAAACAGAAAACCTAATAATTTACCCCAAATCCGCATTTTCATTCCTAATGTGCGATGTCTTCACTTGTTGATTTAAACGAGCTAATCGCTCTGGTGTGCCGACATCCGTCCAATTGATTGCTAATAGCTGGCCTGAGATTTTCCCTTGCTCAGCGGTTTGCCTGAGCAGCGGCCCCAACGCCAATTTTGCTTCTTGAGCGCTATTTATATCAGCAAAAAATTCAGGCCGATATAAGGCAATACCGCTAAAAGTATGGCGCGGGATGTTATCGTCATTATCGTTAGTCACTAACTTACCTTGCAGGGCGAAGTCACCGTTAAGATTGTGCTCAGGGTTCTCTACCAGCCACAAATGCGCCAATTTATCAGGCGCTAATTCAGGCAATGAAGCAAGTGGCGCTGACAAAAAGATATCGCCATTGATAACGAGAAATGGTTCCCCAGCGGCATTTTCTTGAAGCAAAGGCAAGGCTTTGACAATGCCACCTGCGGTTTCCAATGCGCCAGCAAGTTCGGCACTGTAATGAATTCGCAGGCCATAAGCACGGCCATCGCCTAACTTTTGTGGAATTTGTTCACCTAACCATGCGTGATTGATAATCACCTCGGTGATGCCGAGTTGTCTGAGCATGTGTAAATGGTACTCAATCAGTGATTGACCATTCACTTCAAGTAAGGGCTTTGGCGTGTGATCGGTCAGCGGGCGCATACGCTCTCCGCGACCAGCTGCTAAGATCATGGCTTTCATTGAGATTGCTCCTTGCTTAGCTGCGTTTTACTTGCTGCGGTTTCAGCAAGTGCTTTTTCTGTAAGTGCGGGAATCACCTTATCACGCACTAAGTTGGCAAGCGCCCCTAACTCTGGGTAGGTGCTAGCAATATCAACAATATAAGATAAGGTCAGCGGTATATCTTTGATATAGCCCGCTTTGCCATCGCGCAGCAACAAGCGAGCAAAAATACCGCTGGCTTTGATGTGACGCTGTAAGCCCGTTAAATCAAACCAGCGCTGCCACGTTTCAAATGATATCTCTGAATAATTGCCAGTTGCGGTCATCTGCTCAACAAAGTAGGTAAGCAGCGGAGTTATTTGCTCGGTTGGCCATTTCACATAGCAATCGCGTAGCAGGGAAACCACATCATAAGTGATCGGCCCAAGCACAGCGTCTTGGAAATCAATCACACCAAACGTTTTCTCGCTTGTTTGCTTGTCACTTGGCACCGATTCACTCGTGAGCGTATCACTAAGCACCATAAGATTTCGGCTGTGAAAGTCACGATGCATAAAAACTTGCGGCTGGGCTAAAATATTATCGGCAAGTATCGTAAAGCTCGTCTCGAGTATCTGCTTTTCTTGCTCAGTTAATGTAAGCCCCAAATAGTTAGCCAGTAGCCATTCAGTAAAAATGGCTAACTCAGTTTCGACAAACGCTTGGTCGAAGGTTTTCATCTCAGCCGTTACTGGCGTTTGGGCAATGGTGGGCAGTATTGCTATCGCCTGTCGATACCATGCCGCCATTGAATTGTCCGTTAACACGTCTGCCAACAAAGCAGCACCAAAATCTTCAAGGCAGAAAAAACCGGTGTCTAGATCATGGGCATAAATTGCCGGCGTCTTAATACCCTGCTCAGCGAGCTGATTCGCTATCGCAAAAAATGCGGCATTATTACAATACCTTGGCGGCGCATCGACCGCGATGTAAGCACTCGCACCATGAGTAAATCGGTAATAACGACGAAAGCCCGCATCGCCTGTCATGGCAACTAACTTTGGGGATAAGAACCCGGATTGTTCAAGCCATTGAACTAATTCATCAATGCGGGGGGCTGAGCTGGTTACTAAAGACAAGAAAAATCCCTGAACATAAACTGATTGAATACTAAAAAGTGAATATAACCAATTAGCGAGTTATTGAAAATTACGATATTATAACGGGGTTTGTCGAAAGAATAACAATCAAACGCAACAGTGTGTGGATAACCGACCTGTTTTGTGCTGTAAATTAACCTCGGGATCTGAATGCCTTTTCCAACTAAAAAATTGTTATTAGCGAGTAGCTGTTATCTTCTTAGCTCGCCAGCAATGGCACAACAAACCGCTGAACCCTCAACTGAACTAGTAACTGGCCTTATTTGTCCACTGCCCGAATTTGACACGATTCAAGGCTCGGTGCAGTCGCTAGACAAAGACAGCATCAGCATCGTTTCTCGCACCACCAGTATTGAAAAAGATCAGCTTGCCGTGTTTCGCGGCGGCGTGACACTGATCAAAGACGACCAAAAAATCAAAGCTGACGAAGTCGCATTTGATCGCCTCAGAGCACAAATTAACGCTTCTGGTACTATTCACTTTCAAAGTGAGGGCGTAGACGTATTCGCTAATCAGCTAACCGCTTCAGAAGCCGATAATTCAACTTCATTATCTGAGACTTCGTACTACTTAGCCGATAACCCGGGCCATGGCAGTGCGGGTAAATTAGTGATCACTGCTGATGGCAAACTTGCTTTACTCGATTCAACGTTCACCACTTGCCACGGCGATGTCCCCGACTGGCAAATTAAAGCCAGCGCCATCAACATTTCGGTTGAAGAAAACGAAGGGGAAGCCTACAACGCTCGGTTAGAAATTTTTGAAGTGCCTGTGCTGTACGTTCCCTACTTTTCATTTCCGGTTACCAATGAGCGTAAATCGGGCCTATTAGAGCCGACGTTTAAGTCTTCGGGTAATTCTGGTGTGCAAGTTGAGCTGCCTTATTACCTGAACTTATCGGAAAATTATGACGCGACCATCACACCGCGTTATATGTCGAAGCGCGGGCTACAGCTATTAACCGAGTTTCGCTATTTAGTTGATGACCAATACGGTCAAATCGATGTTGAATACCTGCACAAAGACGATGAAATTCAAACCAATAACGATGCTCGCTATTTATGGCGCTACCAGCACGTGGGTAACTTTTCTGAGAACTTCCGCGCGCATATTGACTACACATCAATCAGTGATGACAACTATTTAGTTGATATCGGCAGTCGCCATTACAACGACAACGACGCGTATTTATATCAGTTAGGCGAATTGGCGTATTTTGGTGATAACTGGCAAGCCTTAATCAAACTGCAAGATTTTGAAGTACTGGGTAATCACACACCGAGCTATAAAACCGTGCCACAAGTGGAGTTTTCGAGTACCAACCCACTGGGTCTGTGGAATGCAAGTTTTGACGTTTATTCAGAGCTTTCGCGCTTTGAGACTCCTAACCCCAATTTAGTTGAAGCGAATCGCTATCATATCGAAGCAGGCTTCAATATACCGATCACCACGCCAGCCTACTTTTTCAATTCGGAATTTAAGGTGCTTAACACCTATTACGACCAAGAGCAGATCCCACTGGACAGCCAATTGGAAGAGAGTGTTACCCGTACGCTCCC is a window of Thalassotalea euphylliae DNA encoding:
- a CDS encoding LPS-assembly protein LptD codes for the protein MAQQTAEPSTELVTGLICPLPEFDTIQGSVQSLDKDSISIVSRTTSIEKDQLAVFRGGVTLIKDDQKIKADEVAFDRLRAQINASGTIHFQSEGVDVFANQLTASEADNSTSLSETSYYLADNPGHGSAGKLVITADGKLALLDSTFTTCHGDVPDWQIKASAINISVEENEGEAYNARLEIFEVPVLYVPYFSFPVTNERKSGLLEPTFKSSGNSGVQVELPYYLNLSENYDATITPRYMSKRGLQLLTEFRYLVDDQYGQIDVEYLHKDDEIQTNNDARYLWRYQHVGNFSENFRAHIDYTSISDDNYLVDIGSRHYNDNDAYLYQLGELAYFGDNWQALIKLQDFEVLGNHTPSYKTVPQVEFSSTNPLGLWNASFDVYSELSRFETPNPNLVEANRYHIEAGFNIPITTPAYFFNSEFKVLNTYYDQEQIPLDSQLEESVTRTLPKVRVHGGVNFDRAADYFGQSYTQTLEPQLQYLYISDKEQNNIGLYDTASLQDDFQGLFRDRRFSGLDRIAEANQFSWGLTSRLLDSANVEQFRASVGRIFYLNDSNIAVDENRGVSADKSSLAADLFIRGNQQWQFSGNIQYNTDTDTTNKSQVSIDYRQSRDNIFQVNHRYSRDVSDVSIEQLSLLSSVRINPEWQFVGRFTQDLQQKRSLESYAGFQYESCCWAVRIAYHRHINSNVDGESFDIENRDEFNSGFVLEFVIKGFGGQTGTVGTQDMFNSSIFGYKRPYFLNN
- the djlA gene encoding co-chaperone DjlA, which codes for MRIWGKLLGFLFGFMLTKNIFGALLGMWLGHRFDKGMGFDFESFSVNQQDEMTRQAAFFYTTFSVMGHIAKAKGRVTEHEIAFATAYMNKLGLKGELRQQAQEAFREGKIAGFPLKERLKKFKQSCKARNDLMLMFLEIQIQVAFADGSLDPAEREVLHKIAGYLGFSAQDLDKLLEMIIAGESFHRQQRQQGQHSGGQQSRQASARSLLKDAYKILGVSESASKQEVKKAYKKLMSQHHPDKLVAKGLPPEMMELAKQKTQDIQAAYDLVNRQL
- a CDS encoding aminoglycoside phosphotransferase family protein; its protein translation is MSLVTSSAPRIDELVQWLEQSGFLSPKLVAMTGDAGFRRYYRFTHGASAYIAVDAPPRYCNNAAFFAIANQLAEQGIKTPAIYAHDLDTGFFCLEDFGAALLADVLTDNSMAAWYRQAIAILPTIAQTPVTAEMKTFDQAFVETELAIFTEWLLANYLGLTLTEQEKQILETSFTILADNILAQPQVFMHRDFHSRNLMVLSDTLTSESVPSDKQTSEKTFGVIDFQDAVLGPITYDVVSLLRDCYVKWPTEQITPLLTYFVEQMTATGNYSEISFETWQRWFDLTGLQRHIKASGIFARLLLRDGKAGYIKDIPLTLSYIVDIASTYPELGALANLVRDKVIPALTEKALAETAASKTQLSKEQSQ
- the murU gene encoding N-acetylmuramate alpha-1-phosphate uridylyltransferase MurU, producing MKAMILAAGRGERMRPLTDHTPKPLLEVNGQSLIEYHLHMLRQLGITEVIINHAWLGEQIPQKLGDGRAYGLRIHYSAELAGALETAGGIVKALPLLQENAAGEPFLVINGDIFLSAPLASLPELAPDKLAHLWLVENPEHNLNGDFALQGKLVTNDNDDNIPRHTFSGIALYRPEFFADINSAQEAKLALGPLLRQTAEQGKISGQLLAINWTDVGTPERLARLNQQVKTSHIRNENADLG